The window TATCCACGTCTGTGGTGATCTAACCTTTGAACGGGCAAACTTGATCTCTCCCCATAGGACCACCCCTGCTGCACCCAAAGCAGCACTCTCTCCAAGGGTGTGCTCCAAGTCTGTCtgttgagacacacacacacgcgcacgcacacacccgaGGTGAGAGGATTCCGTCTAACTAGAGGCCTGTTATAAATGACTTCCTCCAGCCTGGTTCAGTTGCGGGTCTGATCCCGAACTTTGATAGAGCAGCGATGGGCCCAGTCAACCCCTTACCGTACCTGATTAAGGAAGGTGAGCGTGTGCACAAAAGCCAGTCGAGCGTAGGGCAGCACCGGGGGAGGCGGGGTGGCAGTGCCGTGCTGAGACGCCAGCCTGGAGGCCTCCAGCAGGCGGTGACGGACCATGAGGGCAGCGTCCGAGGAGCCTGCCACCCGGCGGGGCAGGTAGATGCTGGGGTAGAGGGCCGTGGACTGGGCCCACAGCCACGCCAGCTGGTCGTTCATGCGCCTGGTTCTGGGGTGGCAGTGGCCGGTGTAGACGTGGGTATGGTTGCCCCCTAGCCTTGGTTGTGGTGCAGTCGTGGGGGGGTCGTTGAAGCAGGAAGGGAAGCCGTAGTACCCCCAGAGCCCCCCCGGTTGCAGACTCACCCCCAGCCGCAGAGTCTCCCTCATGAGCTTCCTGGCACCCCTCTCAAACTCCTTCCTGGCCAGCgatgtcacttcctgctgcGACAGCTCTGGATGGCTCCTCCTCACGAGCTCCTTGGACAGCTGTCGGTAGGCCGTCTTGGAGCCAAAGTCCCTGGCCCACAGGGGGCGCCACGCCTCCCAGTCGAGCACAGCCAGGCCCCTGAACCCAGGccggagcagagaggagagctggGCCCTGGCCCGGGACAGGTGGGCCCTCAGGTCAGCCCTCTGGGGGACTCCCCCGTGGACCCTGCGCCCTTCCCGGCTGAGGTAGGGGTAGAGGCCCAGGCGGTTTTTGTAGAACAGGCTGACGGTCTGGCCCTGGAAGCTTTGCTGCCGGTTGGCCAGGATgcccagggaggggaggggtaagTGGACGCCGTGACGGCTGTGGCACCTGGCGGTGGGCATGTTCCACACCACGGTGAAGGGAGTGTCTGAGAACTGGGGGCTGGCCGCCGCTTTTACAGGGGACGGAGCCAAggagacccagggagggaggatgaggaggaggcgACACAGCAACATGGCTGCTCACCGGCCAGGGCTTTGTCCTTCCTgaggatgacacacacacacacacctgttacatataaaagaaaactgtaaaaatacTGGTTCCAGTAACAAGTCAAATGATTTATCATCAGCAGGATTCGGCaggaacacaaaacacaacCCCTTGTTTCATTTGAACATCATTTTTAATTCCAGCAGCAATGATTGACAAGTGAGGGAAAGGAGATGGACTCATTTTGTATACGAAAGCTGCTGCCACACGGAACCTAGAACAACACGACACAGAGGGGAGTTGATGACACTGTTAATGAAAGAGGCTGAACAGAACAGGAAGACTAGCATTAGGCACAAGCTGACAGGAAGACTGACATCATCCCCGAGCCGTGAGGCTGTGAGAAATTGCAGGTCTACACAAA of the Hypomesus transpacificus isolate Combined female chromosome 18, fHypTra1, whole genome shotgun sequence genome contains:
- the hyal3 gene encoding hyaluronidase-3 encodes the protein MLLCRLLLILPPWVSLAPSPVKAAASPQFSDTPFTVVWNMPTARCHSRHGVHLPLPSLGILANRQQSFQGQTVSLFYKNRLGLYPYLSREGRRVHGGVPQRADLRAHLSRARAQLSSLLRPGFRGLAVLDWEAWRPLWARDFGSKTAYRQLSKELVRRSHPELSQQEVTSLARKEFERGARKLMRETLRLGVSLQPGGLWGYYGFPSCFNDPPTTAPQPRLGGNHTHVYTGHCHPRTRRMNDQLAWLWAQSTALYPSIYLPRRVAGSSDAALMVRHRLLEASRLASQHGTATPPPPVLPYARLAFVHTLTFLNQTDLEHTLGESAALGAAGVVLWGEIKFARSKRQCELLRDYLGSVLGRYIQTLRNDVILCSHRRCHGNGRCARRDPLSDHMIPSTTSDPTLTPDLSHNLSDLYDHFLCQCYQGWTGDTCQMKTGSNTS